From the Salminus brasiliensis chromosome 15, fSalBra1.hap2, whole genome shotgun sequence genome, the window ATGCtctttcaggtggttgctatgcggTGACTATACAAAATTCAACAGGGGAAAAAGCGATTGCTATGTGGAGTGGTGAGGTGTTATCGCCCCCTGCTGGGCTGAGCTCCATCTGCAGATCTCCCacactgcctgtgtgtgtgtgtgagtgtgtacctGTACAGGCAGGTGTCTACGCAGGTATCCCTGCAGCAGTGCATCCTGGGTAAATGGGTTCCTGAGCAGTGGTTGCTCCTGGAAGAAGCTCCCGATGGTGGAGCGGGAGAACAGCGGGTGCGCAGTCACTGCACCATCGTCCAGCTCGGTCCGGCCCAGCGGGGCGCTGGACGAGCCGCACCTGACCAGCTGCCGGCCAAACACCCGCAGGGCCTGTAGGTTACCACGGACACTCACCTGGAGAATCATCACTGCatctggaaaacacacacacacacacatatatatatatatatatatatatatatatacacaaacacacatacacacttacatatacacacacacacatacatacatacatacatacacacttacatatacacacacacacatacatacatacatatacacacacacacacatatacacacacacacacacacacacatacacacacacatacatacatacatatacacacacacacacatatatacacacatacacatacatacatacatatacacacacacacacacacacacacacacacacacacacacacacacttacatttacggcatttagcagacgctcttctccagagcgacttacaaagtgttttgctatttactcaagaaaagcctcagctagttagaatagactaatagttcaaagatacctctaatcttagacattactaaacacaatacaatacggtgaccatagaactattcgtccaagtactctcagaagaggagggtcttcagtctgggtttgaggacagtgagcgttggactctgctgttcagacacccaggggaagctcgttccaccacttcggtgcaggacagaaaaaagtctggacgctcgtcttccgtggatcttaaaggatggcgggtcgagccgcacacacatacacacacaaacacacacacacatatatacacgcatacacacacatatatatatatatatatacacaaacatacatacacatacatatacagtgcccttcataattattggcacccctggttaagatgtgttctttagcttgtaataaattgagttgttttctaaataatataggaccacgatggaaaaaaaagagtcaaatccaacctttaactcaagtgaatttattcagtaggaaaaaaatcccacattaagaaataatggtttaacatcaaatcatgtgtgccacaattattggcacccctgatgttaatactttgtacaacccccttttgccaacaaaacagcacctaatcttctcttctaatgtttcacaagatgggagaatacagacagagggatctttgaccattcctctttgcacaatctctctaaatcatccagcgacctgggtcctctcctctgcactctcctcttcagctcaccccacaggttttcaatggggttgaggtctggggactgagaggaccatgggaggagcttgattctgtgtgtggtgaaccagttctgtgtagatttggccatatgttttgggtcattatcttgctgaaagacccagtgacgacccatcttcagcttttgggcagaagcctccagatttagttttaaaatgtcctggtatttcaaagcattcatgatgccatgcaccctaacaaggttcccagggcctttggaggagaaacaggcccacagcatcactgatcctcccccatatttcacagtgggcatgaggtgcttttctgcatcctcagctcttgtgttacgccagacccacttagagcatttgttgcccaaaagctctatcttagtttcaccTGACcgaagcacacggtcccagttgaagttccagtgctgcttagcaaactccagacatctgcgtttatgattgtgagtgagaaaaggctttttcagcttgttggcatgcagatagcgcctgatggttgttttggagactttgtgagaAGAAGCCACCATTTGTTGCagttctgtaacagtgagctttggagagctttttatttctcttatcatcctcctccctGTGCGTGGTGGCAGAATAAACCTgtgtcctcgtccaggcttgtttaccactgttccagttgttttacacttcttaataattcctctgacagcagatatggacaggtggaggtcagtggctattttcttacacacatctgccttacttgtggaggtcaacacacatctgccttacttgaatggtatgttcctttgtctttcccatgttgaagagaaatggcctctgtgtcacgtcatatttataccccagggaaacaggaagttgtgaattactaattaaatgttcctacatactctgatcaactttgTAAAcgactgtagaattgacagaaatactttaattacatttatttcctaagaaatcttaggggtgccaataattgtggaacaggtgattttatgaagaataattatttcttaatgtgggaattttttttttaaaaaagttaaaggttggatttgaCTCTTTtctccatcgtggtcctataaaaaaaactcaatttattagaagctaaagaacacatcttaaccaggggtgccaataattatggagggcactgtatatacacacacacacacacacacacacacacacacacacctctaaaacaaaaaccttttattttCCACCCGTATTCCGGCTAATCCCGCCCCTCCTCCACCGTGATTGGCTAGCAATGCCTCTAGTCCTACGACTGCCATCGTTATgaaccaatcacagcacaggaGGGGCGGATCCAGGAAACGGGAGTAGAGGGAAACCCACCGCATTTGGGGAGAACTGAGGGTAAACACACTTTCAGTTCAGCAATAAACTGcctttctaacacacacacacacacacacacacacacacacacacacacacacacagccagccagcctctctctctcacacacacacacacacacacacacacacacacacacacacagccagccagcctctctctctcacacacacacacacacacacacacagccagccagcctctctctctcacacacacacacacacacacacacagccagccagcctctctctctctctctctctctctctctctctctctctctcacacacacacacacacacacctctctgcCTGTGTGTGATTAATCGATACTGATGATCAGCTCAGGAATGGCGGAGTGACTTTTCACCCACTTACTAACGCAGCGGTGTCTGCCCCCTGTCTGCCCCCGCGGTACTGACCCGGTCCACTCACCCAACACCGCCGCGGCACGAGCTTTAATTACTAATCACATGTACTAATCACATGAACGAATCACAGCTTTCTTAATGTAATAAGACTGAAGTCTCTCACCCACTCAGCCTGCAGTCCCTCACAGCTCCACACACAGCGCCCCCAGCGGCGAGAACTGAGAACCGCACCTCACCGTCACtgtcatcttcatcttcatcatcctcatcattattgtttttattgtagaTTATATTAGGTTCTCTATAATACAGTAGACTGTTCCCTGTAGGAAAAACCTCAGACCTTTTTCAGCAAATGATCTCTGAACTTTACTTCACTCAGCCCTGACCAGTCGCCGAGCAACACCTGCCACAGCgggatgctgccaccaccatgcttcactgcagGGATGGCACTGGGCAGGTGATGAGCCAGTTCAGAGTGGGGTTCCTCAGACTGGAGAAGCCGGTCTCTCACagcctgaaggcctcagaggatctgttctgctcctgactctgattctacacattagaAGGAGTGATAAATGGGGGGGGCTGTTAATTCTATTAATTCTATTCTATAAATGATGAGTAAAGACGTGTGAGTTTAGTCAGATCACCTCCATCAAGATCAGATGAAGATCAGATGAAGATCAGACctgcagatgtttaaatatgaccACATATCcagaggttttcatggggtgtcgtCACTTCTTCACGCGGCTGTAGAGTACCTCTCTGTGATGTATCAGACACGCTGCAGAACCTCCTGACTGAGCCCGTAGCACAGCAGGAGACGGAGGCGTGGGCGTAGGAGACGGAGGCGTGATCGTAAGTATTTGGACTTTAATGCAGCTCCATGCAGTATTACACTCAAGGCATGCTGGGTAAATAAGAGCGCGGACACGCGCTTTAGTAACAGAGTACAGAAATATATCAGTCAATATAAACACCTGCAGAACAggtagatatacacacatacagaatacACAGCTCCACCTCCCgactcctccctctcctccacctccacctcccacAGACACCCCGCCAGCGCTGTGCGTGCAGGAGAGCCTCCAGACACGCTGGGAGGGACCGGGAAAGAATGGGAGGGACTGGGAGTAAATCTGATAGACTAGTAGAGAATGGGAGGGACTGGGAGAGACTGGGTGGGACCGGGAGGGACCAGGGCAGACTGGAAGAGACTGGGAGGGACTGGGAGGGACCAGGGCAGACTGGAAGAGACTGGGAGGGACTGGGAGGGACCAGGGCAGACTGGAAGAGACTGGGAGGGACCGGGAGGgactgagagagactgggagggaCGGGGAGGGACCAGGGCAGACTGGAAGAGACTGGGAGGGACCGGGAGGgactgagagagactgggagggaCTGGGAGGGACCAGGGCAGACTGGAAGAGACTGGGAGGGACCAGGGCAGACTGGAAGAGACTGGGAGGGACCAGGGCAGACTGGAAGAGACTGGGAGGGACTGGGAGGGACCGGGAGGgactgagagagactgggagggaCTTGGAGGGACCAAAACAGACTGGAAGAGACTGGGAGAGACTGGGAGGGACTGGGAGGGGCCAAGGCAGACTGGAAGAGACTGGGAGGGACCGGGAGGgactgagagagactgggagggaCTGGGAGGGACCAGAGCAGACTGGAAGAGACTGGGAGAGACTGGGAGGGACTGGGAGGGGCCAAGGCAGACTGGGAGGGACTGAGAGGGACTGGGAGGGACCAGGGCAGCCTGGAAGAAACTGGGAAAGACTGGGAGGGACTGGGAGGGACCAGGGCAGACTGGGAGGGACCAGGGCAGACTGGAAGAGACTGGGAGGGAACAGGGCAGACTGGGAGGGACTGGGAGGGACTGGGAGGCGTGTATAAAAGTGGGTGTGTGGACGGCTGAGCTGCGGAGGCCGCTGCTCTTCCTGAGGTCGGTGTGGTTTTCTTCTACTGCTGAATAAAAACGGAGTAAAAACACTGGGAACAGAAGCGAACAGAACCGTGACGAACAGAACCGGGACGAACAGAACCCGTACAGACAGAACACAACGACAGCTTTCCCTAAAGAACAGAAGAGTTAAAGAACAATCTCATCACTGCGTCTCACACACGCCCACAGACGCTGACCaataccccccccacacacacacacacacacacactgaccaacACACCCTATcagcggagtgtgtgtgtgtgtgtgtgtgtgggggggggggggggtctgagtgtgtgtgaagtctgAGGTTCTCTGGTTGATGAAGCTGCTCTAGTAGAAATGGCACCGAAACACTTCGGCCTTTAACGCCTTTTATAATCCCTGTAAAGGCCTtagatgtgtgagagtgtgagtgagaaagtctgtgtgtgtgtgtgtgtgagtgagagagagagtgtgtgtgtgtgtgtgagtgaatgtgagtgagagtgtgtgtgagtgtgagagagagtgtgtgtgtgtgtgtgtgtgtgtgagtgaatgtgagtgagagtgtgtgtgagtgtgagagagagtgtgtgtgtgaatgtgagtgagagtgtgtgggtgtgtgagtatgagagagtgtgtgtgtgtgtgtgtgtgtgtgtgtgtgtgagaatgtgagtgagagtgtgtgtgtgtgttttaaaacacaaaaagatCTATAAAATAAATCACCACATTAAAGCGACAGTTCAGCACAGACTCAAACTGTCAATCAGTgctttacactggagctacgaggctaatgtagctaacacataATGGAAGCtaataccccaccaattagcactgcagCTACAAACCTAAATACAGctttacagtgctaaaaacacatCAGCAAGCTTAGTAGTGCTAATGGGTGAGGTAGAAGCTTTGTGGTGTTGGGTTGGTGGTAATTGGTGGAGTAGAAGCTTTGTGGTGTTGGGttggtgctaattggtggggtagaAGCTTTGTGGTGTTGGGTTGGTGGTAATTGGTGGGGTAGAAGCTTTGTGGTGTTGGGTTGGTGGTAATTGGTGGGGTAGAAGCTTTGTGGTGTTGGGTTGGTGGTAATTGGTGGGGTAGAAGCTTTGTGGTGTTGGGTTGGTGGTAATTGGTGGAGTATAAGCTTTGTGGTGTTGGGTTGGTGGTAATTGGTGGAGTAGAAGCTTTGTGGTGTTGGGTTGGTGGTAATTGGTGGGGTAGAAGCTTTGTGGTGTTGGGTTGGTGGTAATTGGTGGAGTATCAGCTTTGTGGTGTTGGGTTGGTGGTAATTGGTGGGGTAGAAGCTTTGTGGTGTTGGGTTGGTGGTGTATAAGCTTTGTGGTGTTGGGTTGGTGGTAATTGGTGGGGTAGAAGCTTTGTGGTGTTGGGTTGGTGGTAATTGGTGGGGTAAAAGCTTTGTGGTATTGGGTTGGTGGTAACTGGTGGAGTATCAGCTTTGTGGTGTTGGGTTGGTggtaattggtggggtataagctttgTGGTGTTGGGTTGGTGGTAATTGGTGGGGTAGAAGCTTTGTGGTGTTGGGTTGGTGGTAATTGGATGTGTTactgaactatcgctttaatgaACTCACTCTTGGTGGACACGATTTGTGGGAGCACCTGGACGGACCTGTGGACAGGTGTGGTTTGTGCTTTTTTTGAACCATCGGAAAAACGCTCACACAACCCAAACACTGGTTACGACTTCAAAGACTTTTCTGTATAAATAATTCACACTGGGTGTAGCGCCTCCACTTATCACTGGGTGTAGCGCCTCCACTAATCACTGGGTGTAGCGCCTCCACTTATCACTGGGTGTAGCGCCTCCACTTATCACTGGGTGTAGCGCCTCCACTAATCACTGGGTGTAGCGCCTCCACTTATCACTGGGTGTAGCGCCTGGTCAGACGTAGGCGGCGTTTACACCCAACAGCTTCACCAGGATTAAAGCACTGAGGAAAGGCAGTGACTCAACAATTGGCTGAAGCTAGCTTAGCTAACTGAGCTAACTGAGTTAGCAGGCTGGCTAGCGCTAATCGAGTGTATGTGTGGAGCTCTGTAATTACTCAGGTCAACGATAGCTAACGTTACCACTTCCTGTTAGCcagatgttagctagctagcacggCTAACAGGAAGTCATTATTTACAGAACAGGCTTCTCTCAGGGTGAAGCTGGATACGACTGAAACTTTCTCCGTAGTTAGCGAGCTAGGACGCGTGATTAGCTAACTCTGTATTTTCAGAGCTCTGGATTCAAAATCACTGGTgattaaaaactataaaaacatCAAAATTCAACATCAAAATCAGCCACGATAAAATCCCCCTCAACACACCACAGAGTTCCCgttagctgctgctgctaacaTCAGCTTAACGTTAGTGAACCTACAGGCTGAACGAAGCGCGCCGGAAACAGCCTGATTTACCAGGCAGGGGACTTTCGGATCCGGCGTCGCATCAGTGTTCTGTAAACTGAAGGCGGGACTGGACCGTGCTAACGGCCAGCGTGTAATCTCACTGCTAATCTCCACAGGCTATTTTAGTAGGATTGTTTTTTGACGTATTGCTTGAGGACAAGGTAAACTCCGCCTCCAGCAGAGAGGAAACCCAATGACCACAAATCGTGTCCACCCCCCTGCTGCTTCCCGAGGAGACGGCGCTAGCCCGGTTGACCCGGCCCCCGCTAGCCCCGATCTCCTCGGCTAtgtgcactctctctcactatgAGGCAGGGCCTGCCCCGTTGGCGCCACCCATATTACCCCCTCCCATGCTGGCCCCACCCCCCTGGTCGATGTTGGAGGGTTTGATTGGCGGGTGCTGGTGCTGCAGGGCGTGGCGCTCCAGCAGTGTGCGGTGGGTGAAGGCCCGGTGGCAGACGCTGCAGGAGAAGGTGCGCTCCACGCGGTGAGTGCGCATGTGCACGTTCAGGGAGCTCTTCTGGGTGAAGCGCTTAGAGCACACAGAGCACTGGAAGGCGCGGACCCCCGTGTGGACCACCATGTGCTTCAGGAGGTAATCCCGCAGCGAGAAGGAGCGCCAGCAGATGCTGCACTGATGAGGCTTCTGacctgcagagaacacacagagcCAAGACCCCGTTAGCCAAGACCCCCGAGCAGCaacagagcagcagagcagcaacagagcagcaacagcaacagagcagcagcagcaacagagcagcaacagcaacagagcagcagcagcaacagagcagcaacagcaacagagcagcagcagcaacagagaagcagcagaagcagcagagaagcagcagaagcagcagagaagcagcagaagcagcagagaagcagcagagcagcagcagcagcagaagcagcagagcagcagcagcagcagaagcagaagcagcagaagcagcagcagaagcagcagcagagcagcagcagaagcagcagagcagcagcagcagcagaagcagaagcagcagaagcagcagaagcagcagcagcagcagcagcagaagcagcagaagcagaagcagcagcagcagcagcagcagcagaagcagcagcagaagcagcagcagcagcagcagaagcagaagcagcagcagcagaagcagcagcagcagaagcagcagcagcagcagaagcagaagcagcagcagcagcagaagcagcagaagcagcagcagcagcagcagcagcagaagcagaagcagcagcagcagaagcagcagaagcagaagcagcagcagcagcagcagaagcagaagcagcagcagcagaagcagcagcagcagaagcagcagcagcagaagcagcagcagcagcagaagcagcagcagaagcagaagcagaagcagcagcagaagcagaagcagcagcagaagcagaagcagcagcagcagcagaagcagcagaagcagcagcagaagcagaagcagcagcagcagcagaagcagaagcagcagcagcagcagcagcagcagcagcagcagcagaagcagcagcagagcagcagcagagcagcagcagcagagcagcagcagcagagcataGCGGTGGAGGCTAAAGCAATTAGCAGCTGGGTGCTGTGCTGTTCTCAGGGGTTGCTGTGCTGTtctcagtggttgctatgctgttcgcAGTGGTTGCTATGTCATTGCAAAGCTATTTTGAAGGTGTTGCTTCATGGTTGCTAGATGTTTGCTATGCTGAAGTGGTAACTGtactgttgctaagcagttgctaaggTTTGCTTCATGGCTGCAATGCTGTCCTAGAAGGTTGCTGTGCCGTTGCTAAGCATCTGATAAGGGACCGCTTTattgttgctagatggtttctaTGCTATTTCCAGtgtttgctatgctgttgctaaacTGTGCAGGAGGTTAAGGTGCCTGAGGTTTAAGTGTGACATCATCGCTCTTCTCGCTCCGGACTGCTGGGTCAGATCGGGAACACCCACAGTCTCAGATAATCTCTACAGGAACGAAAGCCACTAGTTTGTGTCTTCatgcaacatcctagcaaccatctaggtAACCATAGCAACTACACTGAAGAGCACAGCAATCAGCTATCAACAAACTAGAAATGGTCAGACGCGGTATAGTGATATCCAGTCACCGAACAACAGCAACCGCTTAGAAAGAGCACagcaaccccctagcaaccCCCTAGCAATCGCATAGCAACAGCATAATTACAACATGGTAATTACTTAAGATGCAAAATCACTTTTCTGTTCtgatggtgagtgtgtgtgtgtgtgtgtgtgtgtgtgtgtgtgtaccggaGTGGATGAACATGTGTTTGCTGTAGTTTTTGCGGGATCTCAGGGATTTCCCGCAGTGGCTGCAGTCGAAGCTCGTCTCTGAACTCTGACCCGTGAAACTCTGTCCCGTGATGCACGCTGGGGCCGGTGGGGGAGGTGCCGGGGTCATAGGAGCTGGGGGTGGAGCCTGCTGACACGATTCTGCCATGCTGTCAATCACCATAGGCCCACCCACAAAAAAGGAGGATGGCTGTGATTCGCTGACAGGATACTGGAAAAGCATCTGGAGCAAAACAAAGAGATCCATCAGTCCAATAACAGCATACAGACCGCCATGCGGTTCTAGACTCCGCTATAGTGCCCCTGTTCAGACGGCGTGTGAAGAGTGTATCTCTGAACTCACCTGGTTGTTGATGCTGTGAGAGGAAGTGGGTGGAGACAGTGGCTTGTTGCTGCGGGAACGGGGGTTGGCCACCAGGGTTTGAGAGGTGTCAGCTTGCGGCcaaaaaccaccagtgaacacGGCCTGGTCCTCATAGAACCcaccctgaaacacacacacacacacacacacacacacacacacacacacacacacagcctaaaAACACTGCTGGATGAGTTCTCTGCAGCAGGGTGGTACAAAGAGGggcgtggcagtgtgtgtgtgtgtgtgtgtgaggttacCTGTCCGTACGCAGACTGGTGTGTGTTATCGTGTGTATCACGTCTGTCCTCCAGCTCAAACAGATTGTCACCGTCCTGAACACCTTCATCCTTCACCACCACCTGCTCCCCCCCcagcacctacacacacacacacacacacacacacacacacacacttagttaATGTATACTGTAAACACCAAAAACTGCTGTGGACTGaatagtgctgtgtgtgtgtgtgtgtgtgtgtgtgtgtacacctgCAGTCGGAGAGGTTGTCTCTGCTTTCGGCTGTGCCCCACcgccctctctcgctctccatccctctctctctcctccacctcctcttccTCGTATCGCTCCATCCCTACCGCCAGCTCCTCTCCGACCCCCACGAACTCCGCCCCTCCATTACCACGGAGACTGTCTCTCACCATTCCCTGAGGGGCAGGAGTGTTCATCTGGGCTCTTCCTGGGTCACCCATGTTCTGGTTCTGGCCCTGATTCTGTCCCGCTGCACCTGCGGAGGGCGAGCGATATGACCGCAGGTCATCGTTACTATGACGATGTTCCGTCAGGAGGAACTGACGTGGTGACGTCATCATTAAGCATCATCACAGTCTAGACTCGGGGTCTTACCTGCGCTGCTCCGGTCCGCGCTCTGGTTCAGCATGTAGTTGATCTCCTGAGTGCAGCTGGAGGGTTTCAGCATGGCTCCGCCCCCAGGCGCGCCAAGCCCCTCCCCCCTGCACAGTAACTCGCCCAGGGGTGGCATTATCCCTTCCAGACCGCCAGAGTCCGGCTGCCCTCCGCCGCCCAGAGTCGGAGGGTCCGCCAGGCCCGCGGCTGACCCCACCCCGGCCCCGCACTCGCTCAAGGGGTAACTGTAGCCCTGCAGCGCCCCGGCGCCCACTCCGCTCACGTTCCCCACGCTCTCCCGGCCCTTCCCGcctccctgctcctcctgcttGGGCATGGCGGCCCCCAGTGGCCGTTTCTGGGATATGATCTGCGTGCACTCGTCGATGACGGTCTTGATCTGCAGGATGCTGGCGGCGGTCAGTATGCAGAGCGCCTGCGAGTGCAGCACCACCAGCGAGCCGCTGTACATGAAATCCACCAGCTGCTTCACCGTTTCCGCGGGGACCAGCGGCGGCACCGAGATCTCGGAGTGGCCGAGCAGCAGCTTGTCCTGGAAGAAGGGGCTGGCGGCGGCGAGGACGCAGGCGTGGGCTCGCAGCGAGGCGTCGTGGATCCGCACCGTGACGTCGCAGAACAGGCCCTTACGCCGCTGAGAGCGCAGAGCCTCCAGCACCGACTGGCTGGCGT encodes:
- the zbtb45 gene encoding zinc finger and BTB domain-containing protein 45 gives rise to the protein MSGTETVHYIHLHNASQSVLEALRSQRRKGLFCDVTVRIHDASLRAHACVLAAASPFFQDKLLLGHSEISVPPLVPAETVKQLVDFMYSGSLVVLHSQALCILTAASILQIKTVIDECTQIISQKRPLGAAMPKQEEQGGGKGRESVGNVSGVGAGALQGYSYPLSECGAGVGSAAGLADPPTLGGGGQPDSGGLEGIMPPLGELLCRGEGLGAPGGGAMLKPSSCTQEINYMLNQSADRSSAGAAGQNQGQNQNMGDPGRAQMNTPAPQGMVRDSLRGNGGAEFVGVGEELAVGMERYEEEEVEERERDGERERAVGHSRKQRQPLRLQVLGGEQVVVKDEGVQDGDNLFELEDRRDTHDNTHQSAYGQGGFYEDQAVFTGGFWPQADTSQTLVANPRSRSNKPLSPPTSSHSINNQMLFQYPVSESQPSSFFVGGPMVIDSMAESCQQAPPPAPMTPAPPPPAPACITGQSFTGQSSETSFDCSHCGKSLRSRKNYSKHMFIHSGQKPHQCSICWRSFSLRDYLLKHMVVHTGVRAFQCSVCSKRFTQKSSLNVHMRTHRVERTFSCSVCHRAFTHRTLLERHALQHQHPPIKPSNIDQGGGASMGGGNMGGANGAGPAS